A genomic window from Streptomyces sp. NBC_01429 includes:
- the rapZ gene encoding RNase adapter RapZ — MTEHDRDGAGHVSTGSTGTGSTSTGGTGAGGTGTTKENGDAVEAAIPELVIISGMSGAGRSTAAKCLEDLGWFVVDNLPPALIPTMVELGARSQGNVARIAVVVDVRGRRFFDNLRESLADLDAKEVTRRIVFLESSDDALVRRFESVRRPHPLQGDGRIVDGIEAERDLLRELRGDADLVIDTSDLNVHELRSKMDAQFAGDEKPELRATVMSFGYKYGLPVDADLVVDCRFLPNPHWVPELRPFTGLNEEVATYVFNQPGAKEFLDRYTELLQLIAAGYRREGKRYVTVAVGCTGGKHRSVAMSEKIGARLAAEGVETVVVHRDLGRE, encoded by the coding sequence ATGACTGAGCACGACCGGGACGGAGCAGGGCACGTGAGTACGGGCAGTACAGGCACGGGCAGTACGAGCACGGGCGGTACGGGCGCAGGCGGTACGGGCACCACCAAGGAGAACGGCGACGCCGTCGAGGCGGCCATCCCCGAGCTGGTGATCATCTCCGGCATGTCGGGCGCGGGCCGCAGCACCGCGGCCAAGTGCCTGGAGGACCTCGGCTGGTTCGTCGTGGACAACCTGCCGCCCGCGCTCATCCCCACCATGGTGGAGCTGGGCGCCCGCTCGCAGGGCAACGTGGCGCGGATCGCGGTCGTCGTGGACGTCCGTGGCCGGCGCTTCTTCGACAACCTCCGCGAATCCCTCGCCGACCTCGACGCCAAGGAGGTCACCCGGCGGATCGTCTTCCTGGAGTCCTCCGACGACGCGCTGGTCCGCCGCTTCGAATCCGTCCGCCGCCCGCACCCCCTCCAGGGCGACGGCCGGATCGTCGACGGCATCGAGGCGGAGCGCGATCTGCTGCGCGAGCTGCGCGGCGACGCCGACCTGGTGATCGACACCTCCGACCTCAACGTCCACGAGCTGCGCAGCAAGATGGACGCCCAGTTCGCCGGCGACGAGAAGCCGGAGCTGCGGGCCACCGTCATGTCCTTCGGCTACAAGTACGGGCTGCCGGTCGACGCCGACCTGGTGGTGGACTGCCGCTTCCTGCCCAACCCGCACTGGGTCCCCGAGCTGCGCCCCTTCACCGGGCTCAACGAGGAGGTGGCCACGTATGTCTTCAACCAGCCCGGCGCCAAGGAGTTCCTCGACCGCTACACCGAGCTGCTCCAGCTGATCGCCGCCGGCTACCGCCGCGAGGGCAAGCGCTATGTGACCGTCGCCGTCGGCTGCACCGGCGGCAAGCACCGTTCCGTCGCGATGTCCGAGAAGATCGGCGCGCGCCTCGCCGCGGAGGGCGTCGAGACCGTGGTCGTCCACCGGGACCTGGGGCGCGAGTGA